In the genome of Pseudomonas sp. LBUM920, one region contains:
- a CDS encoding murein L,D-transpeptidase catalytic domain family protein, translated as MLTFMCRFGLITVTLATLSNFALAANGNPPNLYSSLARSAPELNPAVLKSALSAVQCAVNNGEEQSERLAVIDYSQPSTARRLWIFDLRKKTLVLRDLVAHGAKSGENFATQFSNLEGSHQSSLGLFRTQESYLGAHGYSLRMDGLEPGFNDQARDRALVIHAADYVNPAWSKREGRIGRSQGCPAVRPQVARQVVDKLKDGQFMFSWYPDQRWLKSSTYLNCKPQQVASSRTIRGG; from the coding sequence ATGCTGACTTTTATGTGTCGCTTCGGTTTGATCACCGTCACCCTGGCAACGTTGAGCAATTTTGCGCTCGCCGCCAATGGGAATCCTCCTAACTTGTATAGCAGCCTGGCGCGCTCGGCTCCAGAACTCAATCCCGCCGTGCTCAAAAGCGCCCTGAGCGCGGTGCAGTGCGCCGTCAATAACGGCGAGGAACAGTCAGAGCGCCTAGCGGTTATTGACTACTCCCAACCCTCGACCGCCCGTCGGTTATGGATTTTCGATTTGCGCAAAAAGACCCTCGTGTTGCGCGACCTGGTGGCCCACGGTGCCAAGTCCGGGGAAAACTTCGCCACGCAATTTTCCAATCTCGAAGGCAGTCATCAGTCCAGCCTGGGCTTGTTCCGCACCCAGGAAAGTTACCTGGGCGCCCACGGCTACTCGTTGCGCATGGACGGCCTGGAGCCCGGTTTCAATGACCAGGCCCGCGACCGCGCGCTGGTGATTCATGCCGCCGACTACGTCAACCCGGCGTGGAGCAAGCGTGAAGGCCGCATCGGCCGCAGCCAGGGTTGCCCGGCGGTGCGCCCGCAAGTGGCGCGCCAGGTGGTGGATAAACTCAAGGATGGGCAGTTCATGTTTTCCTGGTACCCGGACCAGCGCTGGTTGAAGTCGTCGACGTATCTGAACTGCAAGCCCCAACAAGTGGCGAGTAGTCGTACAATCCGTGGTGGTTAG
- a CDS encoding AAA family ATPase → MLVVFSGLPGTGKTTIASQLARQTGAAYLRIDVIEQALRDAGVLAQGVGASGYGVANALALSNLRLGHTVVADGVNPVRESREAWKAVAIQAGVEWVDIQVICSDEREHQRRVEQRAGDIPGLTPPDWRSVSAHEYEAWDPRPLTIDTARVTADQAVALIMAHIKPVASALAPGGR, encoded by the coding sequence ATGCTTGTTGTATTCAGCGGCCTGCCCGGCACCGGCAAGACCACGATTGCCAGCCAGCTGGCGCGCCAGACCGGTGCCGCCTATCTGCGTATTGATGTGATCGAACAGGCGCTTCGGGATGCGGGCGTGTTGGCGCAAGGTGTAGGCGCCAGCGGCTACGGCGTGGCCAATGCGCTGGCGTTGAGCAATTTGCGCTTGGGGCACACCGTCGTCGCAGACGGTGTGAACCCGGTCAGGGAAAGCCGCGAGGCATGGAAAGCCGTGGCGATTCAAGCAGGCGTCGAGTGGGTTGATATCCAGGTGATTTGCTCTGATGAGCGAGAACATCAGCGCCGTGTCGAACAGCGTGCGGGGGATATTCCCGGCCTGACTCCGCCCGACTGGCGTTCCGTATCGGCGCATGAATATGAGGCCTGGGACCCAAGGCCGCTGACGATCGATACCGCCCGCGTGACAGCGGATCAGGCGGTAGCGTTGATCATGGCGCACATCAAACCCGTGGCAAGCGCGCTGGCGCCCGGTGGGCGCTGA
- a CDS encoding aldo/keto reductase: MRTIDLAGVPVPVIGQGTWRMGENPDRRSAEVAALQLGIDEGMTLIDTAEMYGEGGAEEVVGEAIRGKRDQVFLVSKVYPHNASHKGVPRACEASLQRLGTDYIDLYLLHWRGQYPLEETVEAFESLRQAGKIGRWGVSNFDVADLQELASPACATNQVLYNIEERGIEFDLLPWWQQHHLPLMAYCPIAQGGELLSSPTLKQIARRHEVTPAQVSLAWVLRQDGVIAIPKAVTPEHVRLNAGAANLKLDEHDLDAIDRVFGAPKRKHPLAMV; this comes from the coding sequence ATGCGCACCATCGATCTGGCCGGCGTTCCCGTCCCTGTCATCGGCCAAGGGACCTGGCGCATGGGCGAAAACCCGGACCGGCGCAGCGCCGAAGTCGCCGCGTTGCAGTTGGGTATCGACGAGGGCATGACCCTGATCGATACCGCCGAAATGTATGGCGAAGGCGGAGCCGAGGAAGTGGTCGGCGAAGCCATTCGCGGTAAACGTGATCAGGTCTTCCTCGTCAGTAAGGTCTATCCGCACAATGCCAGTCACAAGGGCGTGCCCCGTGCCTGCGAAGCCAGCCTGCAGCGCCTGGGTACTGATTACATCGACCTGTATCTGTTGCACTGGCGGGGCCAGTATCCCCTCGAAGAAACCGTCGAAGCCTTCGAATCATTACGTCAGGCCGGCAAGATCGGCCGTTGGGGCGTCTCCAATTTTGACGTGGCAGACCTGCAGGAACTTGCGTCCCCGGCGTGTGCAACCAACCAGGTGCTCTACAACATCGAAGAGCGCGGTATCGAATTCGACTTGCTGCCATGGTGGCAACAGCACCATTTGCCGTTGATGGCTTACTGCCCGATCGCCCAGGGGGGTGAGCTGTTGTCCAGTCCGACGCTCAAGCAGATTGCCCGTCGCCATGAGGTTACGCCCGCCCAGGTATCCCTTGCCTGGGTGTTGCGTCAGGACGGCGTGATTGCAATCCCCAAGGCTGTGACGCCCGAGCATGTGCGGCTCAATGCCGGTGCTGCGAATCTCAAGCTCGATGAGCACGATCTGGACGCGATCGACCGCGTGTTCGGCGCACCCAAGCGCAAGCATCCGCTGGCAATGGTCTAG
- the dapF gene encoding diaminopimelate epimerase, which yields MTLPFVKMHAHGDDFIIIDRRGQEDPITAQVARRLGDRHTGIGFNQLVVILDGVDAAARIKFWNPNGTPLQTCGSATRGVADRLMHEAGTDSIVLRTDRGLLTCVRAAGQQVAVDMGAPSLEWSSVPLAVAMQTLVLPIKGDPAACSMGNPHCTFFVDDLAAIDVAAAGPALETHALFPARTNVHFVQVLDRAHIRLRIWERGGGVPLGSGSCCCGAVVNGIRRGLLDDTVQVQCDGGTVTVQWDGQGGVVLTGSVQPIMQGTAYV from the coding sequence ATGACCTTGCCCTTTGTGAAGATGCATGCCCATGGCGACGATTTCATCATCATCGACCGCCGTGGCCAGGAAGACCCGATCACCGCGCAAGTCGCCCGCCGTCTGGGCGATCGCCACACCGGCATCGGTTTCAATCAACTGGTGGTGATCCTCGACGGCGTCGACGCTGCCGCGCGTATCAAATTCTGGAACCCCAACGGTACGCCGCTGCAAACCTGCGGCAGTGCCACGCGAGGTGTCGCCGACCGCTTGATGCACGAAGCCGGCACCGATTCGATCGTGCTGCGCACCGACCGTGGCCTACTGACGTGCGTACGCGCAGCGGGCCAGCAGGTGGCGGTGGACATGGGTGCGCCGTCGTTGGAGTGGTCGTCAGTGCCGCTGGCCGTCGCCATGCAGACCCTTGTCTTGCCGATCAAGGGCGATCCGGCGGCGTGCAGCATGGGCAACCCGCACTGTACGTTTTTTGTCGATGACCTCGCCGCCATCGACGTGGCAGCCGCAGGTCCCGCGCTGGAAACCCATGCGCTGTTCCCGGCCAGGACCAATGTGCATTTCGTGCAGGTGCTGGACCGCGCGCATATTCGTCTGCGTATCTGGGAGCGCGGTGGCGGCGTGCCGCTGGGTTCCGGTTCGTGTTGCTGCGGCGCGGTGGTCAACGGGATTCGGCGCGGCCTGCTGGATGACACAGTGCAGGTGCAGTGCGACGGCGGCACGGTCACGGTGCAGTGGGACGGGCAGGGCGGTGTGGTTTTGACCGGCAGCGTGCAGCCGATCATGCAGGGCACGGCCTACGTGTGA
- a CDS encoding YgcG family protein, protein MMAILRQSVLSLLALMFIGLLSAAQAQTSPIGVALDQRVIDLTNTLDASFTTRLKDQLAALEQRKGAQVAVLLVPTTGGASIEDYANQLFRAWKLGRKDVNDGILLVVAKDDRQVRIEVGYGLEGTVTDLLAHRIIEEHITPAFRQGDYAGGVQQAVNDLTVLVDGGDLPEQAAPQVNPQIIAVLLALIAGAIGGVFIAAGKLHWRRALIATVAVTVLLTIYAGGHEWPLYLLVLPLTLLIGGATFGALWLARAVFYCVVGALAYIVGLLVVDHFVAVNFVHWLALPFGGALVLALYVGLFFVIRESWKTKPRFFLARALAVAAVYVAVGFMLGHGYQGWILAIPAASVVAFIVFIQSISDGGSGSGGGSGSSSGSSGSSSSSSSSGGGGSSGGGGASGSW, encoded by the coding sequence ATGATGGCGATTCTTCGGCAATCCGTGTTGAGTCTACTGGCGCTGATGTTCATCGGCCTGCTGAGCGCTGCCCAGGCACAGACCTCGCCCATCGGCGTCGCCCTCGACCAGCGCGTGATCGACCTCACCAATACCCTCGACGCCAGCTTCACCACGCGCCTCAAAGACCAACTCGCCGCCCTTGAACAGCGCAAAGGCGCGCAAGTCGCGGTACTGCTGGTGCCCACTACCGGCGGCGCGAGTATCGAGGATTACGCCAATCAACTGTTCCGCGCCTGGAAACTGGGGCGCAAGGACGTCAACGACGGCATCTTGCTGGTGGTGGCCAAAGACGACCGGCAGGTACGCATCGAGGTGGGCTATGGCCTGGAAGGCACGGTCACCGATCTGTTGGCCCATCGCATCATCGAAGAACACATCACACCGGCGTTTCGCCAGGGCGACTACGCGGGCGGCGTGCAACAAGCGGTGAATGACTTGACTGTGCTGGTGGACGGCGGCGACCTGCCAGAGCAGGCCGCGCCGCAGGTTAACCCGCAGATCATCGCGGTTCTGCTGGCGCTTATCGCTGGTGCCATCGGCGGTGTGTTCATCGCTGCCGGCAAGCTGCACTGGCGCCGGGCGCTGATCGCCACCGTCGCGGTCACGGTGTTACTGACGATTTACGCCGGCGGCCATGAGTGGCCGCTGTACCTGCTGGTACTTCCGCTGACCCTGCTGATCGGCGGCGCCACGTTCGGTGCCCTGTGGCTGGCACGCGCGGTGTTTTACTGCGTGGTGGGCGCGCTGGCGTATATCGTCGGGTTGCTGGTGGTGGACCACTTTGTGGCGGTCAACTTCGTACACTGGCTGGCGTTGCCGTTTGGCGGCGCGTTGGTGCTGGCGCTGTACGTGGGGTTGTTCTTCGTCATTCGCGAGTCCTGGAAGACCAAACCACGCTTTTTTCTAGCGCGTGCGCTGGCCGTCGCGGCGGTTTATGTGGCGGTCGGTTTTATGCTTGGGCACGGCTACCAGGGCTGGATCCTGGCGATACCGGCGGCCTCGGTCGTGGCGTTCATTGTCTTTATCCAGAGCATTTCCGATGGCGGCTCGGGGTCGGGCGGAGGGTCCGGCTCGAGTTCCGGCAGCTCCGGTTCCAGCTCCAGCAGCAGCTCGTCCGGTGGCGGTGGTTCCAGTGGCGGCGGCGGTGCGTCAGGCAGTTGGTAA
- a CDS encoding DUF924 family protein — protein sequence MNGQPAEAVIEFWKQAGPKRWFTKDDAFDAAFRDTFYATHMQAARRELEGWLDSAHGALALLILLDQYPRNAFRGTAHMFATDPLARLYARRMVDAGLDQLIEPELRAFCYLPFEHSEDPADQQRSLVLNQQLDASTYHWAKEHAAIIERFGRFAHRNEVLARVTTAQEREFLDNGGFAG from the coding sequence ATGAACGGGCAACCGGCCGAAGCGGTGATCGAGTTCTGGAAACAGGCGGGCCCCAAGCGCTGGTTTACCAAGGACGACGCGTTTGACGCGGCCTTTCGCGACACCTTTTATGCCACGCATATGCAAGCGGCCCGGCGCGAACTGGAAGGCTGGCTGGATTCGGCGCATGGCGCGCTGGCCTTGCTGATCCTGCTGGATCAATACCCGCGCAATGCCTTTCGTGGCACCGCGCACATGTTCGCCACCGACCCGCTGGCGCGTTTGTACGCGCGGCGGATGGTCGACGCTGGCCTGGACCAGTTGATCGAGCCCGAGCTGCGGGCGTTTTGTTACTTGCCGTTCGAGCATTCGGAAGACCCGGCCGATCAGCAGCGCTCGTTGGTATTGAACCAGCAGCTGGATGCCAGCACCTACCATTGGGCCAAAGAGCACGCCGCGATCATCGAACGGTTTGGGCGCTTCGCGCACCGTAACGAGGTGTTGGCCAGGGTCACCACGGCGCAAGAGCGTGAGTTTCTCGATAACGGCGGTTTTGCCGGCTAA
- a CDS encoding creatininase family protein produces MLLHTSTWIEIGQFLERSRTVVIPIGSNEQHGPTGLLGTDWMCPEIIAHEAQKNADILIGPTFNIGMAQHHLGFPGTISLRPSTFIAAIGDWVRSLAGHGFEKILFLNGHGGNIATIEAAFSELYAEASFARRPAGFALKLVNWWDLEGVHDLAQRQFPVGHGSHATPSEIAVTQWAYPQSIKSAEYSPQIANTGPIREALDFRARFPDGRMGSDPALATVEKGGELVALAAKGLVKTVNTFSSEAKP; encoded by the coding sequence ATGCTTCTACATACATCCACCTGGATCGAGATCGGGCAGTTTCTGGAACGCAGCCGCACGGTGGTGATTCCCATCGGATCCAACGAACAACACGGCCCTACCGGCCTGCTGGGTACCGACTGGATGTGCCCCGAGATCATCGCCCACGAGGCGCAGAAGAACGCCGACATCCTGATCGGCCCGACCTTCAATATCGGCATGGCCCAGCACCACCTGGGTTTCCCCGGCACCATCTCCCTGCGCCCTTCCACCTTTATCGCCGCCATTGGCGACTGGGTGCGCTCGCTGGCCGGGCACGGTTTCGAGAAGATCCTGTTCCTGAATGGCCACGGCGGCAATATCGCCACCATTGAAGCGGCGTTTTCCGAGCTGTACGCCGAAGCCAGTTTTGCCCGCCGCCCCGCCGGCTTCGCGCTCAAGCTGGTGAACTGGTGGGACCTGGAAGGCGTGCACGATTTGGCTCAACGCCAATTCCCGGTGGGCCACGGCAGCCATGCCACGCCGTCAGAAATTGCGGTGACCCAGTGGGCGTACCCGCAATCGATCAAGTCCGCCGAATATTCTCCGCAAATCGCCAATACCGGGCCGATCCGCGAAGCGCTGGACTTCCGCGCCCGCTTCCCCGACGGGCGCATGGGTTCGGACCCGGCGCTGGCGACGGTGGAAAAAGGCGGTGAGTTGGTGGCGTTGGCGGCCAAGGGGTTGGTCAAGACCGTGAACACTTTCAGCAGCGAAGCCAAACCCTAG
- a CDS encoding HoxN/HupN/NixA family nickel/cobalt transporter has translation MIQRLAQVFSDSNSHVRTKLFGIYGILIAINVGAWLWALVAFHQHPVLLGTALLAYSFGLRHAVDADHIAAIDNATRKLMQEHKRPVAVGFFFSLGHSSVVVLASIGVALTAAHVEAFKAVGGVIGTSVSAVFLLVIALMNLVILRSIYKAWRHVREGGAYVEEDFDLLLADRGFMARIFRPLFRLISRSWHLYPLGFLFGLGFDTATEIALLGISATQAAQGLSPWSIMVFPLLFSAGMSLVDTLDGHLMLGAYGWAYMKPLRKLYYNMSITLVSVVVAVIIGSIEALGLIADQLELKGDFWGFIGNLNDSFGMLGYIIIVIFVASWAASVLLYRLKGFDRLA, from the coding sequence ATGATCCAGCGTCTTGCCCAGGTTTTCAGTGATTCCAATAGCCACGTTCGCACCAAGCTGTTTGGCATCTACGGTATTTTGATCGCCATTAACGTCGGCGCCTGGCTCTGGGCGCTGGTGGCGTTTCATCAGCACCCCGTGTTACTGGGCACTGCCCTGCTGGCCTACAGTTTCGGCCTGCGCCACGCGGTGGACGCCGACCATATCGCCGCCATCGACAACGCCACCCGCAAGCTGATGCAAGAGCACAAACGCCCGGTGGCGGTGGGGTTCTTTTTCTCTCTGGGGCATTCGTCGGTGGTGGTGCTGGCCTCGATTGGCGTGGCCCTTACCGCCGCACATGTCGAGGCGTTCAAGGCGGTTGGCGGTGTGATCGGCACGTCCGTGTCAGCGGTCTTTTTGCTGGTGATCGCGCTGATGAATTTGGTGATCCTGCGGTCGATCTACAAGGCCTGGCGCCACGTGCGCGAGGGCGGCGCTTACGTCGAAGAGGATTTTGACCTGCTGCTGGCCGACCGCGGTTTCATGGCGCGAATCTTCCGCCCGCTGTTTCGCCTGATCAGCCGCAGTTGGCACCTGTACCCGCTGGGTTTTCTGTTTGGCCTGGGGTTTGACACCGCCACCGAAATCGCCCTGCTGGGCATCTCCGCCACGCAGGCGGCGCAGGGCTTATCGCCGTGGTCGATCATGGTGTTCCCGCTGCTGTTCAGCGCCGGCATGTCGCTGGTGGACACGCTGGACGGCCATTTGATGCTGGGTGCCTACGGCTGGGCGTACATGAAGCCGCTGCGCAAGCTCTACTACAACATGAGCATTACCTTGGTCTCGGTGGTCGTGGCAGTGATCATCGGCAGCATCGAGGCGCTGGGGCTGATTGCCGACCAGTTGGAGCTCAAGGGTGATTTCTGGGGCTTTATCGGCAACCTCAACGACAGCTTCGGAATGCTCGGCTACATCATCATCGTGATTTTCGTCGCCAGCTGGGCGGCGTCGGTGTTGCTGTACCGCTTGAAGGGCTTTGACCGGCTCGCCTGA
- a CDS encoding DUF1543 domain-containing protein yields MLFVVMLGGKHPRARIEVHDVVFAVADTLQDTYPQLRDGWFGSPKGVHIDSWMAVDGVDGWKVELSHLAPATGAHHLYFINLGGYEANAFGEAHHYLLVVARDKKDAMSKGKQQMLRHWSQAHTDGVMDIDDCLPIDLVDGRYLHLVQGSHRPIVQQNDYIVLP; encoded by the coding sequence ATGCTGTTTGTCGTGATGCTCGGGGGCAAGCACCCGCGGGCCAGAATTGAAGTTCACGATGTGGTGTTCGCTGTAGCGGACACACTGCAAGACACCTACCCGCAATTGCGCGATGGTTGGTTCGGCAGCCCCAAGGGTGTGCACATCGACTCCTGGATGGCGGTGGATGGCGTCGATGGCTGGAAAGTTGAACTCAGCCACTTGGCCCCTGCTACCGGCGCGCACCATCTGTACTTCATCAACCTGGGCGGCTACGAAGCCAACGCTTTTGGCGAAGCCCATCACTATTTGTTGGTGGTCGCCCGCGACAAAAAGGATGCGATGAGCAAGGGAAAACAGCAGATGCTGCGCCATTGGTCCCAGGCCCATACCGACGGCGTGATGGATATTGACGACTGCCTGCCCATCGACCTGGTCGACGGTCGCTACCTGCACCTGGTGCAAGGTTCGCACAGGCCGATCGTGCAACAGAACGACTACATCGTCCTGCCCTGA
- a CDS encoding murein L,D-transpeptidase, translating to MFKKHACYLSICLLVAPLVATADELLMGAVPVISASPVQQALAQLPSVCPSLAPQIDAAALARLQAFYQQQGDGPLWSAEDRRQALHTQLLMLADDGLDPSHYSLPPADATANVLCSDIDTSRQYLQALQDLHYGRLQQSRFEPLWHSQPPARDPNTEVLAFAAAGLQDMAQAFDQARPSADLYRSLRNAYASVRLQPLPHWDPVASGPLLRPGMEDPRVPELARRLHSGGYLTKVPSGTGKQYRDELVKAVKAFQASHSLQADGVIGAGTVAELNISPAMRRDQLRINLERFRWLAQDLEPEGVLVNVAAAQLSVYQSGIPVWQTRLQVGRAERQTPLLKSRITRLTLNPTWTIPPTIMREDKLPAIRLNPEYLRQQNLQVLDAQGRPLAPDQVDWSRPGNILLRQEAGPRNPLGKIVMRFPNPYSVYLHDTPSQPLFTKGPRAFSSGCVRVEQPLLLRDLLVSPAERTRTDELLATGVTHEFRLATPVPVLLGYWTVEVDRQGGLVYAPDIYGRDPVLMKAMGAVL from the coding sequence TTGTTCAAAAAACACGCATGTTACTTGAGCATTTGCCTGCTCGTTGCACCACTGGTCGCGACGGCTGATGAGCTGCTGATGGGCGCCGTGCCGGTTATTTCCGCAAGCCCGGTGCAACAGGCCCTCGCGCAGTTGCCCAGTGTGTGCCCCAGCCTCGCCCCGCAGATCGACGCCGCAGCCCTGGCCCGCCTGCAGGCGTTCTATCAGCAGCAGGGTGATGGGCCGCTGTGGTCCGCCGAAGATCGCCGCCAAGCCTTGCACACCCAATTGCTGATGCTGGCCGACGACGGCCTGGACCCCAGCCACTATAGCCTGCCCCCGGCAGATGCCACGGCCAACGTGCTGTGCAGCGACATCGACACCAGCCGCCAGTACCTGCAAGCCCTGCAGGATTTGCACTACGGGCGCCTGCAGCAATCGCGCTTCGAACCGTTGTGGCATTCCCAGCCACCTGCCCGCGACCCGAATACCGAAGTGCTGGCCTTCGCCGCCGCCGGCCTGCAAGACATGGCGCAAGCCTTTGACCAGGCGCGGCCCAGCGCCGATCTGTACCGCAGCCTGCGCAATGCCTATGCCTCCGTGCGCCTGCAACCGTTGCCACATTGGGACCCGGTCGCCAGCGGTCCACTCTTGCGTCCCGGCATGGAAGACCCGCGCGTGCCGGAACTGGCGCGGCGCCTGCACAGCGGTGGCTACCTGACCAAGGTGCCCAGTGGCACAGGCAAGCAATACCGCGACGAGCTGGTCAAGGCAGTCAAGGCCTTCCAGGCCAGCCACTCGTTACAGGCCGACGGCGTGATCGGCGCCGGCACCGTGGCCGAACTCAACATCAGCCCGGCGATGCGCCGCGATCAACTGCGTATCAACCTGGAGCGTTTTCGCTGGCTCGCCCAGGACCTTGAGCCTGAAGGCGTGCTGGTCAACGTCGCCGCCGCGCAATTGAGCGTTTACCAGAGCGGTATTCCGGTGTGGCAAACCCGCCTGCAAGTCGGGCGCGCGGAGCGTCAGACGCCGCTGCTCAAGTCGCGCATCACGCGGCTGACGCTGAACCCCACCTGGACCATCCCGCCCACCATCATGCGCGAGGACAAGCTCCCGGCTATCCGTCTGAACCCCGAGTACCTGCGCCAGCAAAACCTGCAAGTGCTTGACGCCCAGGGTCGCCCCTTGGCGCCCGATCAGGTCGACTGGTCGCGCCCCGGCAACATTCTCCTGCGCCAGGAGGCCGGCCCGCGCAACCCGTTGGGCAAGATCGTGATGCGCTTTCCCAACCCGTACTCGGTATACCTGCACGACACACCAAGCCAACCGTTGTTCACCAAAGGCCCGCGGGCGTTCAGTTCGGGGTGTGTGAGGGTGGAACAGCCGTTGCTGCTGCGCGACCTGCTGGTGAGCCCGGCCGAACGCACCCGCACCGATGAACTGCTGGCAACCGGCGTGACCCATGAATTCAGGCTCGCCACACCGGTGCCGGTGTTGCTGGGGTACTGGACGGTAGAAGTCGATCGCCAGGGCGGCCTGGTCTACGCACCGGATATTTATGGGCGTGATCCGGTATTGATGAAGGCGATGGGCGCCGTGCTGTAG
- a CDS encoding alginate lyase family protein: MKKNRFALTALLLAFSHATLAAAQPPSLCQPSASKPTATALLAAAERHLADRPNPLAHVHTEGTLPHHGIREQSIAAEKDWPVMRQAALAWRLSGDPRYLRQVDDYLGAWADVYQPDFNPIDETNLEMLISAYALTADKLRLETRAASRRLISDLGNGYLARIQQFHGQNKGTQTNNWQSHRVKLITAAAAALGDRTMLEQAHQVFKQQIADNVLPDGSVTDFHDRDALHYVVYDLEPLVQAALAAKPYGGDWLNLKANGASLGAALDWLVPYANGQRSHQEFVHTHVQFDRDRAGVGEAGYSGTWDPKSSATLFWLAAQLDKRYLPVATQLAAHPADWISACYLP; the protein is encoded by the coding sequence ATGAAAAAAAACCGCTTCGCTTTGACCGCACTGCTGCTCGCGTTTTCCCACGCGACCCTGGCGGCCGCTCAACCTCCCAGCCTGTGCCAGCCGAGCGCCTCGAAGCCGACGGCCACGGCGCTGCTCGCTGCCGCAGAACGGCACCTGGCTGACCGCCCCAACCCCCTGGCCCATGTGCACACCGAAGGCACACTGCCCCACCATGGCATTCGCGAGCAAAGCATTGCCGCCGAAAAAGACTGGCCGGTGATGCGCCAGGCCGCGCTGGCGTGGCGGTTGAGCGGCGACCCGCGTTACCTCAGGCAAGTCGACGACTACCTTGGCGCGTGGGCCGATGTGTATCAACCGGACTTCAACCCGATCGACGAAACCAACCTCGAGATGCTGATCAGTGCCTATGCGCTGACTGCCGATAAGCTGCGCCTGGAAACCCGCGCAGCAAGCCGTCGCTTGATCAGTGATCTGGGTAACGGCTACCTCGCGCGTATCCAGCAGTTCCACGGCCAGAACAAAGGCACCCAGACCAACAACTGGCAAAGCCATCGCGTCAAGTTGATCACGGCGGCCGCCGCTGCACTGGGCGACCGGACGATGCTCGAGCAGGCCCACCAGGTCTTCAAGCAGCAGATCGCCGACAATGTGTTGCCCGATGGCTCGGTCACCGATTTTCATGACCGCGATGCCCTGCACTACGTGGTCTACGACCTTGAGCCTCTGGTGCAAGCTGCCCTGGCGGCCAAACCCTACGGCGGCGACTGGCTGAACCTCAAGGCCAACGGCGCGTCCCTGGGTGCCGCCCTGGATTGGCTGGTGCCGTATGCCAATGGCCAACGCAGCCATCAGGAGTTCGTGCACACCCATGTGCAATTCGACAGGGACCGCGCCGGGGTGGGCGAAGCCGGCTACAGCGGCACCTGGGACCCCAAAAGCAGCGCCACGCTGTTCTGGCTGGCGGCGCAACTGGACAAGCGCTACCTGCCTGTGGCTACGCAATTGGCCGCCCACCCGGCCGATTGGATCAGTGCCTGCTATTTGCCGTAA
- the yfcF gene encoding glutathione transferase, which produces MHLRPLRLYVDAQFTSPYAMSVFVTLREKGLAFDMLTLDLDTAQNQTADFTQLSLTQRVPTLVEGEFALSESCAISEYLEQVYPETPVYSADPQQRARARQVQAWLRSDLLAIRQERSTLVVFYGQKMPPLSPAAEAAVRKLFSATQALLAGNPPYLFGQWSIADLDLAVMLNRLILNGDSVPAEWVDYAQRQWQRPSVQAWVNLQRPPL; this is translated from the coding sequence ATGCACCTGCGCCCGCTACGCCTCTATGTGGATGCCCAGTTCACCAGCCCCTACGCGATGTCGGTGTTTGTCACCCTGCGCGAAAAAGGCCTGGCGTTCGACATGCTCACCCTGGACCTGGACACCGCGCAAAACCAGACGGCGGACTTTACCCAGCTGTCGCTGACCCAGCGTGTGCCGACGTTGGTGGAAGGCGAGTTTGCCCTGTCGGAGTCTTGCGCGATCAGCGAGTACCTGGAACAGGTCTATCCCGAAACGCCGGTGTACTCGGCTGACCCACAGCAGCGGGCAAGGGCGCGGCAGGTTCAGGCGTGGTTGCGCAGTGATTTGCTGGCGATCCGCCAGGAGCGCTCGACGCTGGTGGTGTTTTACGGGCAGAAGATGCCGCCGTTGTCGCCGGCCGCCGAAGCCGCCGTGCGCAAATTGTTCAGTGCGACGCAGGCGCTGTTGGCCGGCAATCCACCGTACCTGTTTGGCCAGTGGTCGATTGCCGACCTTGACCTGGCGGTGATGCTCAATCGCCTGATCCTCAACGGTGACAGTGTGCCAGCCGAATGGGTCGACTATGCGCAACGCCAATGGCAGCGGCCGTCGGTGCAGGCATGGGTCAACCTGCAACGCCCACCGCTCTAA